A stretch of Amycolatopsis balhimycina FH 1894 DNA encodes these proteins:
- a CDS encoding LLM class flavin-dependent oxidoreductase, whose product MKIGIGLPNQVRDMRPDVIPAWAARAEEAGFSTLGTVGRIAYPGVMDTVALAAAAGATQTIGLVSNVLIGTVWPPVLLAKEIAGIDGVSGGRLTLGIGIGGRPDDFVADGLGPKGLGKRIDADLEVYRDVWNGKPVGGGDNPAVPPGTREVPLLFGGFAPNALARMAKWGEGYVAGSVPPAMVAGSFDQARAAWKDGGREGEPRLVAIVYFALGEPETGLRKVGDYYSNMGDAAEIVVANVRTTPDAVRAAVEEFGALGADELIFNPATDELDDIARLADIVTPGR is encoded by the coding sequence ATGAAGATCGGCATCGGACTGCCGAACCAGGTCCGCGACATGCGTCCGGACGTCATCCCCGCCTGGGCCGCCCGAGCCGAGGAAGCCGGGTTCTCCACCCTCGGCACCGTCGGCCGGATCGCCTACCCCGGTGTGATGGACACCGTCGCGCTCGCCGCCGCGGCCGGCGCCACCCAGACCATCGGGCTGGTCAGCAACGTCCTCATCGGTACTGTGTGGCCGCCGGTGCTGCTGGCGAAGGAGATCGCCGGCATCGACGGCGTCTCCGGCGGCCGGCTCACCCTCGGCATCGGGATCGGCGGCCGGCCGGACGACTTCGTCGCCGACGGCCTCGGCCCGAAGGGGCTCGGCAAGCGGATCGACGCCGACCTCGAGGTCTACCGCGACGTCTGGAACGGCAAGCCCGTCGGCGGTGGCGACAACCCCGCCGTACCGCCGGGCACCCGCGAGGTTCCGTTGCTGTTCGGCGGGTTCGCGCCGAACGCCCTGGCTCGGATGGCGAAGTGGGGCGAAGGCTACGTCGCCGGTTCGGTGCCGCCCGCGATGGTCGCCGGCTCGTTCGACCAGGCTCGCGCGGCCTGGAAGGACGGCGGCCGCGAGGGCGAGCCGCGGCTCGTCGCCATCGTCTACTTCGCGCTCGGCGAGCCGGAGACCGGGCTCCGGAAGGTCGGCGACTACTACAGCAACATGGGCGACGCCGCCGAGATCGTCGTGGCGAACGTCCGCACGACCCCGGACGCGGTGCGCGCCGCGGTCGAGGAGTTCGGCGCCCTCGGGGCGGACGAGCTGATCTTCAACCCCGCCACCGACGAGCTCGACGACATCGCCCGCCTCGCGGACATCGTCACGCCCGGCCGGTGA
- a CDS encoding RNA polymerase sigma factor — MAAARTATRGGTKTATAAGEPAEEAATGTAKPAARKTTTAKKAPAKKAPAKKPATKGAKTEDGEPDGPVDIDEAELDTPDLADLEEVEVDVVDETVTDEPEADSADDDDDDDDEETPAQRRRGAAADKAAAAKSSDNPDFVWDEEESEALRQARKDAELTASADSVRAYLKQIGKVALLNAEEEVELAKRIEAGLYAAERVRTAEEEGEKLVTQMRRDLKWIVRDGERAKNHLLEANLRLVVSLAKRYTGRGMAFLDLIQEGNLGLIRAVEKFDYTKGYKFSTYATWWIRQAITRAMADQARTIRIPVHMVEVINKLGRIQRELLQDLGREPTPEELAKEMDISPEKVLEIQQYAREPISLDQTIGDEGDSQLGDFIEDSEAVVAVDAVSFTLLQDQLQSVLQTLSEREAGVVRLRFGLTDGQPRTLDEIGQVYGVTRERIRQIESKTMSKLRHPSRSQVLRDYLD, encoded by the coding sequence GTGGCAGCCGCAAGAACCGCAACCCGAGGCGGGACGAAGACAGCGACCGCAGCCGGCGAGCCGGCCGAAGAGGCAGCCACCGGGACGGCGAAGCCAGCGGCGCGCAAGACCACCACTGCCAAGAAGGCTCCGGCCAAGAAGGCACCGGCGAAGAAGCCCGCGACCAAGGGCGCGAAGACCGAAGACGGCGAGCCGGACGGTCCCGTCGACATCGACGAGGCCGAACTCGACACGCCCGACCTGGCGGACCTGGAAGAGGTCGAGGTCGACGTCGTCGACGAAACGGTCACCGACGAGCCGGAAGCCGACTCGGCCGACGACGATGACGACGACGACGACGAGGAGACCCCGGCGCAGCGTCGTCGCGGGGCGGCGGCGGACAAGGCGGCCGCCGCCAAGAGCTCCGACAACCCGGACTTCGTCTGGGACGAGGAGGAGTCCGAGGCGCTGCGGCAGGCGCGCAAGGACGCCGAGCTCACCGCGTCCGCCGACTCCGTGCGTGCCTACCTCAAGCAGATCGGCAAGGTCGCGCTGCTGAACGCCGAGGAGGAGGTGGAGCTGGCCAAGCGGATCGAGGCCGGGCTCTACGCCGCCGAGCGCGTGCGCACCGCCGAGGAGGAGGGCGAGAAGCTCGTCACCCAGATGCGCCGCGATCTCAAGTGGATCGTGCGTGACGGCGAGCGCGCCAAGAACCACCTGCTCGAGGCGAACCTCCGGCTCGTGGTGTCGCTGGCCAAGCGCTACACCGGCCGCGGCATGGCGTTCCTGGACCTGATCCAGGAGGGCAACCTCGGTCTGATCCGCGCGGTGGAGAAGTTCGACTACACCAAGGGCTACAAGTTCTCGACGTATGCCACGTGGTGGATCCGCCAGGCGATCACCCGCGCGATGGCCGACCAGGCCCGCACCATCCGTATCCCGGTGCACATGGTCGAGGTCATCAACAAGCTCGGCCGCATACAGCGTGAACTGCTCCAGGACCTCGGCCGCGAGCCGACCCCGGAAGAGCTCGCGAAGGAAATGGACATCTCCCCGGAGAAGGTCCTCGAGATCCAGCAGTACGCGCGTGAGCCGATCTCGCTCGACCAGACGATCGGCGACGAGGGCGACTCCCAGCTCGGCGACTTCATCGAGGACTCCGAGGCGGTTGTCGCGGTCGACGCGGTGTCGTTCACGCTGCTGCAGGACCAGCTCCAGTCGGTGCTGCAGACGCTGTCCGAGCGCGAGGCGGGCGTGGTCCGGCTGCGCTTCGGCCTCACCGACGGCCAGCCGCGCACGCTCGACGAGATCGGCCAGGTGTACGGGGTGACCCGTGAGCGCATCCGGCAGATCGAGTCGAAGACGATGTCGAAGCTGCGTCACCCGTCGCGGTCCCAGGTCCTGCGGGACTATCTGGACTGA
- the ppgK gene encoding polyphosphate--glucose phosphotransferase yields the protein MVEATRRGFGIDIGGSGIKGALVDLDKGQLIGDRIRFETPKPSTPSAVADIVHDIVTQAAWDGPVGVTLPAVVKKGVAHTAANIDKQWIGTDADALFAKRLGRGVDQIAMLNDADAAGMAEIRFGEPVARKGVTALLTFGTGIGSAVFQDGKLVPNTEFGHLEIDGHDAEKRAAASVKDNEGLTYPEWAKRVHRYLTVLENLIWPDLFIVGGGVSKKAEKWVPLLDIRTPVLVASLQNNAGIVGAAAAAAEGIQH from the coding sequence GTGGTGGAGGCGACCCGCCGAGGTTTCGGCATCGACATCGGCGGCAGCGGGATCAAGGGCGCCTTGGTCGACCTGGACAAGGGACAGCTCATCGGCGACCGGATCCGGTTCGAGACGCCGAAGCCGTCCACCCCGTCCGCGGTGGCGGACATCGTGCACGACATCGTGACGCAGGCGGCCTGGGACGGCCCGGTCGGCGTGACGCTCCCCGCGGTCGTCAAGAAGGGTGTCGCGCACACCGCGGCCAACATCGACAAGCAGTGGATCGGCACGGACGCCGACGCCCTGTTCGCCAAGCGGCTCGGCCGCGGCGTCGACCAGATCGCGATGCTGAACGACGCCGACGCGGCGGGCATGGCGGAGATCCGCTTCGGCGAGCCGGTCGCGCGCAAGGGCGTGACCGCGCTGCTCACCTTCGGCACCGGCATCGGCAGCGCGGTGTTCCAGGACGGCAAGCTCGTGCCCAACACCGAGTTCGGCCACCTGGAGATCGACGGCCACGACGCCGAGAAGCGCGCGGCCGCCTCGGTGAAGGACAACGAGGGCCTCACCTACCCCGAATGGGCCAAGCGCGTGCACCGTTATCTGACCGTGCTGGAGAACCTCATCTGGCCCGACCTGTTCATCGTCGGCGGCGGTGTCAGCAAGAAGGCCGAGAAATGGGTGCCGCTGCTGGACATCCGGACTCCGGTGCTGGTCGCGAGCCTGCAGAACAACGCCGGGATCGTCGGCGCCGCGGCCGCCGCGGCGGAGGGCATCCAGCACTGA
- a CDS encoding inositol monophosphatase family protein yields MSDVGVDESLLKSVAVQVATDAAELVREAWEGMAGGRAVAVGTKSGDTDVVTAVDHESEQLVRARLASLRPGEPVLGEEGGGAAGDGVTWVVDPIDGTVNFLYGLPWFAVSVAAQVGGVSVAGAVVEPASGRVWSAARGQGAFLDGRRLAVSAPSRLELTLVGTGFAYSPERRTRQSRFAAELLGRVRDIRRNGAASLDLCAVAAGWLDAYVEHGLNRWDWAAGALIAAEAGAEVFVPGTAPDLGADATYAAAPAIADPLRKALADCGATDV; encoded by the coding sequence ATGTCGGACGTGGGAGTTGACGAGTCGTTGCTGAAAAGCGTCGCGGTGCAGGTCGCGACGGACGCCGCCGAGCTGGTCCGCGAGGCCTGGGAGGGGATGGCGGGAGGCCGTGCGGTCGCCGTGGGCACGAAGTCCGGGGACACCGACGTGGTGACCGCGGTGGACCACGAGTCGGAGCAGCTCGTGCGGGCGCGGCTGGCTTCGCTGCGGCCGGGAGAGCCGGTGCTGGGCGAGGAAGGCGGTGGCGCGGCGGGCGACGGCGTCACGTGGGTGGTCGACCCGATCGACGGGACGGTCAACTTCCTCTACGGGCTGCCGTGGTTCGCGGTGTCCGTGGCGGCGCAGGTCGGCGGGGTGTCGGTGGCCGGGGCGGTGGTGGAGCCGGCCAGCGGCCGCGTCTGGTCGGCGGCCCGCGGGCAGGGCGCGTTCCTGGACGGCAGGCGGCTGGCCGTGTCGGCGCCGTCGCGGCTGGAGCTGACGCTCGTCGGAACCGGTTTCGCGTACTCGCCCGAGCGGCGGACGCGGCAGTCGCGGTTCGCGGCGGAGCTGCTGGGCCGCGTGCGGGACATCCGCCGCAACGGCGCGGCGTCGCTCGACCTGTGCGCGGTGGCGGCGGGCTGGCTGGACGCGTACGTGGAGCACGGCCTCAACCGCTGGGACTGGGCGGCGGGCGCGCTGATCGCGGCGGAGGCGGGCGCGGAGGTGTTCGTCCCGGGCACCGCGCCGGACCTCGGCGCGGACGCGACGTACGCGGCGGCCCCGGCCATCGCCGACCCGCTGCGGAAGGCCCTGGCCGACTGCGGCGCGACGGACGTCTGA
- the cei gene encoding envelope integrity protein Cei — MASGNGIGDRGARPYRKHKPLPALIVIGVLAVAAIVVWVNAVVGKGDIDAAVRCDPPASPPPGVTFSTLPHDALDGRAPVPPDKIAYRVLNASETRGKGGMTTTALKELGFTGAAEPASDPAYENREAKCRGQIRFGENGAAAARTLSLVVPCAELVQDNRKDASVDVVTGTLFGDIRPRAEARQVITQLADWSKAHQGGGGNEQSAGAKAPVIDQTLLASARNVEC; from the coding sequence GTGGCGTCGGGGAACGGCATCGGGGACCGTGGGGCGCGGCCGTATCGCAAGCACAAGCCGCTGCCGGCGCTGATCGTCATCGGCGTGCTCGCCGTCGCCGCGATCGTCGTCTGGGTGAACGCGGTCGTCGGCAAGGGTGACATCGACGCGGCCGTCCGCTGCGACCCGCCCGCCAGCCCGCCACCGGGAGTCACGTTCAGCACCCTCCCCCACGACGCCCTCGACGGCCGCGCGCCCGTCCCGCCCGACAAGATCGCCTACCGGGTCCTCAACGCCTCCGAGACCCGCGGCAAGGGCGGCATGACCACGACCGCGCTCAAGGAGCTCGGGTTCACCGGGGCCGCCGAACCGGCCAGCGACCCGGCGTACGAAAACCGCGAGGCCAAGTGCCGGGGCCAGATCCGCTTCGGCGAGAACGGCGCCGCCGCGGCCCGGACGCTCAGCCTGGTCGTCCCCTGCGCCGAGCTGGTCCAGGACAACCGCAAGGACGCGAGCGTCGACGTGGTCACGGGCACCCTCTTCGGCGACATCCGGCCGCGCGCCGAGGCCCGCCAGGTCATCACCCAGCTCGCCGACTGGTCGAAGGCCCACCAGGGCGGCGGCGGCAACGAGCAGTCCGCGGGTGCGAAGGCCCCGGTCATCGACCAGACACTGCTGGCATCCGCCCGCAACGTGGAGTGCTGA
- a CDS encoding DUF4193 domain-containing protein, whose product MATDYDAPRRSEADELAEDSLEELKARRNENQSGVVDVDEDATAENFELPGADLSGLSGEDMTVKVVPKQADEFTCSVCFLVHHRSRLAEDNGGRLICRDCA is encoded by the coding sequence ATGGCTACCGACTACGACGCTCCGCGCCGCAGCGAAGCCGACGAGCTGGCCGAAGACTCGTTGGAGGAGCTCAAGGCCCGGCGCAACGAGAACCAGTCCGGCGTCGTCGACGTCGACGAGGACGCGACCGCCGAGAACTTCGAGCTGCCGGGTGCCGACCTCTCCGGGCTTTCCGGTGAGGACATGACCGTGAAGGTGGTGCCGAAGCAGGCGGACGAGTTCACCTGCTCCGTGTGCTTCCTGGTGCACCACCGCAGCCGGCTGGCCGAGGACAACGGCGGACGCCTGATCTGCCGCGATTGCGCCTGA
- a CDS encoding DUF3093 domain-containing protein produces the protein MGESAKTAANAAVRHSERLYVPWWGWPLPVLGAVLLAAEIDLGYPGIRAWLPYVIALPVVVALLLSLGRSKVLVTGGDEPELWVGDAHLPLRYAGEVEIFDKEAKRKALGRDGDPAAYVLHRGWVGPVVRVRLTDAADPTPYWLFSTRHPEKVAELLKNA, from the coding sequence GTGGGTGAATCAGCGAAGACGGCCGCGAACGCCGCGGTCCGGCATTCCGAGCGGCTGTACGTCCCGTGGTGGGGCTGGCCGCTGCCGGTGCTGGGGGCGGTCCTGCTGGCCGCCGAGATCGACCTCGGGTACCCGGGGATCCGGGCGTGGCTGCCCTACGTGATCGCGCTGCCGGTCGTCGTGGCACTGCTGCTGTCGCTGGGCCGGTCGAAGGTCCTCGTCACCGGCGGTGACGAGCCGGAGCTGTGGGTCGGCGACGCGCACCTGCCCCTGCGCTACGCAGGCGAAGTCGAAATCTTCGACAAGGAGGCCAAGCGCAAGGCCCTCGGGCGGGACGGCGACCCCGCCGCCTACGTGCTGCACCGCGGCTGGGTCGGCCCGGTCGTGCGGGTCCGGCTGACCGACGCGGCCGACCCGACGCCGTACTGGCTGTTCAGCACCCGGCACCCGGAAAAGGTCGCCGAGCTGCTGAAGAACGCCTGA
- the dut gene encoding dUTP diphosphatase, which produces MSSVQVLLSRLDPDVPLPAYARPGDAGADLVTTSDIVLGPGERGVVGTGVAIALPPGYAGFVHPRSGLAARAGLSVVNTPGTIDAGYRGEIKVCLINHDPVHPVKLTRGDRIAQLVVQRVEHAEFVEVAELDATERGDGGYGSTGGHATLGAPALATGAGAGEGTES; this is translated from the coding sequence GTGTCCAGCGTTCAGGTACTCCTCTCCCGGCTCGACCCGGATGTCCCGCTGCCCGCCTACGCCCGGCCGGGCGACGCGGGCGCCGATCTCGTCACCACCTCGGATATCGTGCTCGGACCCGGGGAACGCGGCGTCGTCGGCACCGGCGTCGCGATCGCGCTCCCGCCCGGGTACGCGGGATTCGTTCACCCACGGTCGGGCCTGGCCGCCCGGGCCGGCCTCTCGGTGGTGAACACCCCGGGCACGATCGACGCGGGGTACCGCGGGGAGATCAAGGTCTGCCTGATCAACCACGACCCGGTGCACCCGGTGAAGCTCACGCGCGGCGACCGCATCGCCCAGCTGGTCGTGCAGCGGGTCGAGCACGCGGAGTTCGTCGAGGTCGCCGAGCTCGACGCCACCGAGCGGGGCGACGGAGGCTACGGCTCGACAGGTGGACACGCCACACTGGGAGCACCGGCGCTCGCCACGGGCGCCGGCGCGGGGGAAGGAACGGAGAGCTAG
- a CDS encoding DUF3710 domain-containing protein — MGIFGRKRRTEDGSAGRHAAPEADDTIEDDAYDDEDGPELSDVSDGPYDVADFDDDGVPRIDLGSVKVPVPDGSQVQVEMDPETQGVRAVHVVTEQGQITVSAYAAPRSGGLWREVSSELAEQLRADGAKVNIGRGKWGLEISAIVGDVALRFVGVDRPRWMLRGVIAGPQSEAAGAVDVLREIVRRTIVDRGDAPMPVRTPLTITLPDAVAEHIAAQQQQG, encoded by the coding sequence GTGGGGATTTTCGGACGCAAGCGGCGGACCGAGGACGGGTCCGCCGGACGGCACGCCGCGCCCGAGGCCGACGACACGATCGAGGACGACGCGTACGACGACGAAGACGGACCGGAACTGTCGGACGTCTCCGACGGCCCGTACGACGTCGCGGACTTCGACGACGACGGCGTCCCGCGGATCGACCTCGGCTCGGTGAAGGTGCCGGTGCCCGACGGTTCCCAGGTCCAGGTCGAAATGGACCCGGAGACCCAGGGCGTGCGCGCCGTGCACGTCGTCACCGAGCAGGGCCAGATCACGGTCAGCGCGTACGCCGCGCCGCGCTCGGGCGGGCTGTGGCGGGAGGTCAGCTCCGAACTGGCCGAGCAGCTGCGAGCCGACGGCGCCAAGGTGAACATCGGCCGCGGCAAGTGGGGCCTGGAGATCTCGGCCATCGTCGGCGACGTCGCCCTGCGCTTCGTCGGCGTCGACCGCCCCCGCTGGATGCTGCGCGGCGTCATCGCCGGGCCCCAGTCGGAGGCCGCCGGAGCCGTCGACGTGCTGCGGGAGATCGTGCGGCGGACCATCGTCGACCGCGGTGACGCGCCCATGCCGGTCCGGACCCCGCTGACCATCACGCTGCCGGACGCGGTCGCCGAGCACATCGCGGCCCAGCAGCAGCAAGGCTGA